In Neisseriaceae bacterium CLB008, one genomic interval encodes:
- a CDS encoding glycine zipper 2TM domain-containing protein, with the protein MFKTTTKYAMIGLLSMGIAAGCANNSATTYSPGQAQQAQTVRLGTVVSVASVKIQEEHKLATLAGAALGGLAGSNVGGGSGRYAGAVVGALAGGYATDAATKAIGGQNGYEITVELDNKSVISVVQKADVAIAPGQRVRVVTGNGVTRVMPQ; encoded by the coding sequence ATGTTTAAAACCACAACTAAGTACGCCATGATTGGCCTATTGTCTATGGGTATTGCCGCCGGCTGCGCCAACAACTCAGCCACCACCTATAGCCCAGGCCAAGCCCAACAGGCCCAAACCGTTCGCCTAGGTACTGTGGTGTCTGTTGCATCGGTTAAAATTCAAGAAGAACACAAACTGGCCACACTGGCTGGCGCCGCCTTGGGTGGTTTAGCCGGTAGCAACGTAGGCGGCGGTTCTGGTCGTTATGCAGGTGCCGTTGTCGGTGCCTTAGCCGGCGGCTACGCCACTGATGCCGCCACTAAAGCCATCGGCGGCCAAAACGGTTACGAAATCACCGTTGAGCTAGACAATAAGAGCGTGATCTCTGTGGTACAAAAAGCCGACGTGGCGATTGCCCCAGGCCAACGCGTACGTGTGGTGACCGGCAACGGCGTGACTCGTGTGATGCCTCAATAA
- a CDS encoding S49 family peptidase yields the protein MDQNNSWERQTIEKLLLAVYKEQRRAKFWRLFWRIAALIVVAFIVFKAVNSRSVLDTQKNHTAVIDLVGSIDSYNDQATVLLEGLEAAYANKNVRGVVIRANSPGGSPVISSVAFDEITRLKSLHKNIPLYVVAEDVCASGCYFIASAADKIYANPASLMGSIGVIAGGFGFDKAIDKLGIERRLKTAGNNKGMGDPFSPETPEQNAIWTSMLDDIHGQFIAAVKKGRQGKLKDDPDLFSGRVYTGAQAKAVGLVDEFGSVYSVARDVIKAPDLVNYTPQPSFSRALSRTLGSEVKQSVDSLVQPSW from the coding sequence ATGGATCAAAATAATAGCTGGGAACGCCAAACAATTGAAAAGCTATTGCTCGCGGTTTATAAAGAACAGCGCCGAGCCAAATTTTGGCGCCTATTTTGGCGCATCGCCGCCCTAATTGTGGTGGCCTTCATCGTATTTAAAGCCGTCAACAGCCGCTCCGTGCTGGACACGCAAAAAAACCACACCGCCGTCATCGACCTTGTGGGCAGCATCGACAGCTATAACGATCAAGCCACCGTCTTATTAGAAGGCCTAGAGGCCGCTTATGCCAATAAAAACGTGCGCGGCGTGGTGATTCGCGCCAACAGCCCTGGTGGCTCACCAGTGATTTCCAGCGTGGCGTTTGACGAAATCACCCGCCTCAAATCCCTACACAAAAACATTCCACTGTATGTAGTAGCAGAAGACGTCTGCGCTTCTGGCTGCTATTTCATCGCCAGCGCCGCCGATAAAATCTACGCTAATCCCGCCAGTCTAATGGGCAGCATCGGCGTCATTGCCGGTGGCTTCGGCTTTGACAAAGCCATCGACAAACTGGGCATTGAACGCCGTTTAAAAACCGCCGGCAACAATAAAGGCATGGGCGACCCGTTCAGCCCCGAAACCCCAGAACAAAACGCCATTTGGACCAGCATGCTGGACGACATCCACGGCCAGTTCATCGCCGCAGTTAAAAAAGGCCGCCAAGGCAAGCTTAAAGACGATCCCGACCTATTCAGCGGCCGCGTCTACACCGGTGCCCAAGCCAAAGCCGTGGGCCTAGTCGATGAGTTTGGCAGCGTCTACTCCGTTGCCCGCGATGTCATTAAAGCGCCGGACTTGGTAAACTACACGCCCCAACCCAGCTTTTCGCGCGCCCTAAGCCGCACCTTAGGCAGCGAAGTCAAGCAAAGCGTGGACAGCCTCGTCCAGCCTAGCTGGTAA
- a CDS encoding quinone-dependent dihydroorotate dehydrogenase, giving the protein MYDFLRSTLFKMDAEKAHHFTLNALKQVNALGLGGLLQKNTPSLPTKLMGLDLPNPVGLAAGLDKNGAYIDALAKLGFGFIEVGTITPRPQEGNPKPRLFRVPEHQAIINRMGFNNAGVDVLINNLKNTQYKGILGINIGKNATTPMEHAVDDYLICLEKTYAHADYITINISSPNTKNLRALQAEDDLTELLSKLKDKQLQLQAQQGRYVPLAVKIAPDLSEAEVHSIADVLLKTEIDGVIATNTTIDKSALGNHPLANEQGGLSGLPVRQKSDDVLHILNNSLQKRLPIIGVGGIVNGADAVHKMALGADAVQLYSGLIYQGPKLVLDCLTAIARRV; this is encoded by the coding sequence ATGTACGATTTTTTACGCTCAACCTTGTTTAAAATGGACGCAGAAAAAGCCCACCATTTCACCCTCAACGCCCTCAAACAGGTCAACGCCCTCGGCCTAGGCGGCCTGTTACAAAAAAATACGCCCAGCCTCCCCACCAAGCTGATGGGCCTAGACCTACCTAACCCCGTGGGCTTAGCCGCAGGCTTAGACAAAAATGGCGCCTATATTGATGCACTGGCCAAGCTAGGCTTCGGCTTCATTGAAGTAGGCACCATCACCCCCCGCCCTCAGGAGGGCAACCCTAAGCCACGCCTGTTTCGCGTTCCCGAGCACCAGGCCATCATCAACCGCATGGGCTTTAACAATGCTGGCGTGGACGTGTTGATCAACAACTTAAAAAATACTCAATACAAAGGTATTTTAGGCATCAACATCGGCAAAAATGCCACCACACCCATGGAACATGCGGTCGACGACTATTTGATTTGCCTAGAAAAAACCTATGCTCATGCCGATTACATCACCATCAACATCTCTTCACCTAATACCAAAAACCTGCGAGCACTGCAGGCAGAAGACGATTTAACGGAACTTTTGAGCAAATTAAAGGACAAACAGCTACAGTTACAGGCTCAACAAGGGCGCTATGTGCCCTTGGCGGTCAAAATTGCCCCCGACCTTAGCGAAGCAGAGGTCCACAGCATTGCCGACGTGCTCTTAAAAACCGAAATTGATGGCGTCATCGCCACCAACACCACCATTGATAAGTCTGCCTTGGGCAACCACCCTCTGGCCAATGAACAAGGTGGCCTTTCTGGCTTACCGGTGCGTCAAAAAAGCGATGACGTATTACACATTTTAAATAACTCATTACAAAAACGCTTGCCAATCATTGGCGTCGGTGGCATTGTGAATGGTGCTGATGCGGTACACAAAATGGCATTAGGCGCAGATGCAGTACAACTATACAGTGGCCTAATTTACCAAGGGCCCAAACTGGTACTGGACTGCTTAACCGCAATTGCCCGGCGCGTTTAA
- a CDS encoding Lrp/AsnC family transcriptional regulator, giving the protein MPEKTVARRIKKLMDQHVLRVVGECDPLMLKKGVVVHVWLECELGMTESVALQLASFVDSRLVVALAGSSDLMAEFYFDDVEQLLDLTVSTLPHVAGIRQFDVSMVLQSFKRASQWQMTEMLPEKLKVTLSEQERQLVELLMQDGRANLNVLATHLGISEPTAFRMMQALTDSGVLRFRVDIEPKLMGYAAEAIVCLEVNPNHLTTVAQALSKHPNTRCLFGTSGRSQLFWHVLCEDNVDLWPLMSEDLGGLEGISRINMNMINQAFKRCGAIRPV; this is encoded by the coding sequence GTGCCGGAGAAGACGGTGGCCCGCCGAATCAAGAAGTTAATGGATCAGCATGTTTTACGGGTGGTGGGCGAATGCGACCCCTTAATGCTGAAAAAAGGGGTGGTGGTGCATGTGTGGCTAGAATGCGAATTGGGCATGACTGAATCCGTTGCTTTGCAGCTTGCCTCATTTGTGGACAGTCGATTAGTGGTGGCTTTGGCGGGGTCGTCTGATTTAATGGCGGAATTTTATTTTGATGACGTTGAACAGCTCCTGGACTTGACCGTCTCTACCTTGCCGCACGTGGCCGGGATTCGTCAGTTTGACGTCAGCATGGTGTTGCAATCGTTTAAGCGCGCGAGCCAGTGGCAGATGACGGAAATGTTGCCTGAAAAGCTTAAGGTGACGTTGTCTGAGCAAGAGCGTCAGCTGGTTGAACTCTTGATGCAAGATGGCCGCGCCAACCTCAACGTATTGGCCACGCATTTAGGCATCAGTGAACCCACGGCGTTTCGCATGATGCAGGCGTTAACCGACAGCGGCGTGCTGCGCTTTCGGGTCGACATTGAGCCTAAGCTAATGGGTTATGCAGCCGAGGCCATTGTGTGCTTAGAGGTCAACCCCAATCATTTAACCACGGTGGCGCAGGCTTTAAGTAAGCATCCTAATACGCGCTGCCTGTTCGGCACCAGCGGCCGCTCGCAGCTGTTTTGGCACGTTTTGTGTGAAGATAATGTCGATTTATGGCCGCTGATGAGTGAAGATTTAGGGGGGTTAGAGGGTATTAGTCGCATCAATATGAATATGATTAATCAGGCATTTAAGCGTTGCGGGGCGATTCGACCGGTGTGA
- a CDS encoding MFS transporter: MQTTHTEAAKQPPSAMQYKKIVAGSVGNMIEWFDWSIYAAFAIFFSSQFFPAGHDTAALLATFGIFAVGFFMRPIGGWLIGVFSDRYGRRAALGLTVVMMAAGSLIIAITPTFATIGILAPIMLTIARLIQGLSLGGEYASATTYLTEMAPNDKRGLYSSFIFFSAAVGILCASGLGWLLTSLISKEAMIEWGWRIPFFIGALGGVVGMWIRRAVAEDEAPQEKNKAVKQPLRVLIRDYPVETMRIVGFSLLSTYAFYVFMAFLPTYAIRHAGAVPSTAFAANTIGIFVFMCLQPLFGILSDKIGRRPQLITFAAGNLFFFYLVINFVSDSFVTLLLIELFGLTLYAMYSSVAPAIMAEQFPKNIRAVGIGAPYNLIVAILGGTTPYILTWLQSNQMEHIFFILVTVAAALSLLTFIKMPESAGKDLE; this comes from the coding sequence ATGCAAACAACACACACAGAGGCCGCCAAACAGCCGCCTAGCGCGATGCAATACAAAAAAATTGTCGCCGGCAGCGTCGGCAACATGATCGAATGGTTTGACTGGAGCATTTATGCTGCCTTCGCCATTTTTTTCAGCTCTCAATTCTTCCCTGCCGGCCATGATACGGCGGCCCTGCTGGCGACTTTTGGTATTTTTGCCGTGGGCTTTTTCATGCGCCCGATTGGCGGCTGGCTCATTGGCGTGTTTTCTGACCGCTACGGTCGCCGTGCAGCCCTAGGCTTAACGGTGGTGATGATGGCCGCTGGCTCACTCATCATCGCCATCACGCCGACGTTTGCCACCATTGGCATTTTAGCCCCGATCATGCTCACCATCGCCCGTTTGATTCAAGGCCTATCTTTAGGCGGTGAATACGCTTCGGCCACGACCTATTTGACTGAGATGGCGCCTAACGACAAACGCGGCCTATACTCTAGCTTTATTTTCTTCAGCGCGGCTGTGGGCATTTTGTGCGCTTCAGGGCTGGGCTGGCTATTAACCAGCCTCATCAGCAAAGAAGCCATGATCGAATGGGGCTGGCGCATTCCGTTCTTCATCGGTGCCCTTGGCGGTGTGGTCGGCATGTGGATTCGCCGCGCCGTGGCCGAAGACGAAGCCCCGCAAGAAAAAAATAAGGCGGTAAAACAGCCTCTACGCGTGTTGATTCGCGACTACCCGGTTGAAACCATGCGTATTGTGGGCTTTTCTTTACTGTCGACTTATGCCTTCTATGTATTCATGGCGTTCTTACCGACCTATGCGATTCGTCATGCTGGCGCAGTCCCGAGCACTGCTTTTGCCGCCAACACCATCGGTATTTTTGTATTCATGTGCTTGCAGCCACTCTTTGGCATACTGTCAGACAAGATTGGCCGCCGCCCACAGTTGATTACGTTTGCCGCCGGTAACCTATTTTTCTTCTACTTGGTGATCAACTTTGTCAGTGATTCTTTTGTGACGCTGTTGCTGATTGAGCTATTTGGCTTAACCCTATACGCCATGTACTCTTCTGTTGCCCCTGCCATCATGGCCGAACAGTTCCCCAAAAACATTCGTGCCGTCGGCATTGGCGCACCCTATAACCTCATCGTGGCCATCCTAGGCGGCACCACCCCCTATATTTTGACCTGGCTACAAAGCAACCAAATGGAACACATTTTCTTTATTTTGGTGACCGTGGCCGCAGCCTTATCGCTGTTAACCTTCATCAAGATGCCTGAATCAGCAGGCAAAGATTTAGAATAA